The following DNA comes from Castanea sativa cultivar Marrone di Chiusa Pesio chromosome 10, ASM4071231v1.
ttattatctatactactatttaaggggcttcttctatttggattcctatttttttagttcaaaaatgcccctacaggcctatatttaagtagagacaaaactaaaggacaatacggtaaaaactcatttttttagttcaaagatgcccctacagtcttatgtttaagtagagacaaaactcaaggacaatccggtaaaaatgcaactccaacttccactaaaatattgcctaaaaaataggaccactctcctattaatttttaaattgatttattcacttataaattagatttttaaaataaaaatcatatatatatatatatatataataattaaatacagtttttttctacaaaataggaccactaaaaaataaaagtctcatcgcacgcgcgaagcgcgtgtAATGAGActagtaattattattatttttttgagatatgttTACTAATTACGGTTTggcatttggtccattttggacCACTTTGGTCCAATTTAGTGATTGTTTGGATTGCGCTGGATGCGTTCagtgtttttcttcttcttctttttccctgcTGCGCGTTTCAGACAAAGTTACTATACACGTACTGTGTACGTACTGATTACGCACTGTTCACGTACTGTTTATGtacttttcaacaactttttcattaaaaatgagtcttacagtactattcacacatttaaaaattattttgttacagtgttttcagttttcagattttagtttttagctgTATCAAAACTAACCCTTAGTCCCATTCCatccattttggtccacttcggTCAATTTTAGTCCACTTTGATGTACTTACTTAAGAATATGAAAAGATAACTTTGTGTTAGAACCCTTTTtcctttccctctcccttgtgtgtgtgtgtgtgtttgtttctccaaaaaaaaaaaaaaaaacctttgtatttcatttttattaaattatataaagctatattatattatacatgCACACATTCACACACATCACAGTTCgcacaaaaaatattataacaagatataaaaaaataacacacacaATCAGTGTCAACCATGCACTCACACATACGTGCGCACAgacacacacataaatatagattataaaaatttataataaagagaaagacATTCACAACTCACAAACACTTAATATTTACTCTTAGAGTTGGTGATACCAAGATAGTCAAGTTGAGAAAAGAGATGAGATGGGATTATGAGAGGAGAGTGATTTGTGTGGTTTTGGGATAAGACTAATTTGTGATGTTGCTTGGTTTTGGGTTGAACTAATTTGTGATCAAGgtgtgcaaaatatttttaagggtAAATTAAACTGgtaaaaggatatatatatatatatatatatatatatatatatatatatatatatattaagtcgGGGTTTATTTGAACCCCCCAAGTACTTGTAGTGCCGCCCTGAACATGTGTATCTTTATTAGTCACTGTATCATACAATTTCAAGTTTGTAAATgcatataatatgaaaaaatcACTACACCACTTTGTCTTTctattttgaatctttgattataaaatagaatactagagattacaatttttataaggaaaattcttgaaatattttgtttgatACATCAATAGTTGGGGTGAGGTGATTTGAACCTGCTGGATGATTTATGCAGATTGCTCACACGGTCACACATAGTGTTGAATTCATCTTTCTAACTATAAGCAATAATTCTATAATGTAGCTTAAGGTAGGTGAGTCTGCGCAACTACGCATATGGGTGAGGGATGGACTAATGCTTGCAAGGATTGTGGGATATAATGAAAACTACAGAGTCAACACAGTGGTTATGTTGTCTCTCACAAGGGAACTTTTTCTTCTTATGCATACACAAGAAAATAGATTACAATAAACCCTTAACTAGATTTTGAACATGGAAAAGGGTTTAAGAAACTCAAACAGTTGATGCACTTGTGTGAAGCGCAACTAAGGAGGCATAAAATCCATCCTGTATATTAATCAAAGTCCCATGCCTTCCTTTCTCCACGATGACTCCATTCTTAACCACTGCAATCAGATCTGCATTTTTTATTGTGGACAATCTATGAGCCACCACAACTGTAGTCCTGCTTACTATGACTCGGTCTAATGCATCTTGCACTACTCTTTCAGACTCAGCATCGAGTGCACTGGTAGCCTCATCTAATAgcaatatttttggatttttaattaTAGCACGTGCAATTGCTATGCGCTGCTTCTGTCCGCCAGATAATTGGATTCCTCGTTCCCCAACTACAGTATCATAACCCTGCATTTtgcatcaaaaagaaaaaaaaaattaactagttACTTAATTAAGCATTGGCTTATTGTTATCGTTGTTCACATTGTTCTTACCTGGTTTAATCCACTAATGAACCTGTGGGCATTGGCCAATTCTGCTGCAGCTATAATCTCTGCCTCAGTTGCATCTCCTCCATCTCCTCCCTTTCCATATGCAATGTTAGCACGGATTGTGTCATTAAATAGAACTGGTTCTTGGCTCACAAGCCCCATTTGCTGCCTCAGCCACTTCAATTGGAGCTTATTAATTTCAGTTTTATCAAGTGTAATATGACCTGAATCAGGATCATAAAATCTTTCCAATAATGCTATCACTGTGGATTTACCACTCCCACTTTCTCCAACCAGGGCAACAGTCTAAAAGAACAGATTCAAACAAAcacaattttgagttttagactTGGATCTAAATAAAATGCGGTCAATGTTTTGTCTTTGCCCGTTACAGCCAAAATGGAATTTAAAACATGATATATTAGAGAATATTACTTTACCTTGCTTGCAGGAATAACCAAGTTGAGATCTCTGAAAATCTGAATATCTGGCCTAGATGGATATTTAAAGCTCACATGATGAAGCTCAATTTCTCCCTTGACATTATCTAATGTCGTCCCAGACTCATCACTTGGGTCTATCTTTGACTTACTGTCTAATATTGCAAATATGGAAGCAGAAGCAGTTTTGGCCTTTTGAGTATCAGTGGAAAAGGAGCTTGATTGAGTAACCGCAGTAGCTGCCATGGTCAAAGCAAAGAAAACCTGCAAACCATGCATACATGTTAAATAAATTAGAAGATAATTTGGAGAAATGAAtctcatttatattttttttccctaaaagtTCAGAAGTagatttggaaaaagaaaatggtaatCGAAGGCTTATATACTCGAAAAACAGCTGAGAATGATGTTTGGCCATGTTTAATGAGTTGAGCTCCTGCATAGAAACTGGTTGCATAGACGCTAAACAATAGGAAGGAAGATGTCCCAAATCCTATTCCACTGATCAAGCCCTCCTTTATGCCAGCCTTCCTAGGCCCTTCACATTTCTCTTCATATAGTTGCATTACCTTCTCTTCAGCGCAGAAAGAAGCAACAGTTCTTATACTCCCAACTGCATCGTTAGCTATTTGGCTTGCATCCTCATACATTGCCTGCAAGTAAATTTAGTCTTGATGAATAattcataaattataattaactTAGAAAGTTAATTTGAAATGTTCATTTGATTGAAACTTGAAGAGgatttcttttcttacttttttttccttgaaattcATAATATTAGGCATGCTGCAGCCATAAAAACTGTGACATTAGTTATATAGCATACCTTTGCATCTGCACTGAATCCTCTCATAGACTGTCGTTGAACATATCCATTGACTCCAAGCAGAGGAACCAATGCAAGGACAATAAATGCAAGCTGCCAACTTGCATCAAAAGCAATGACTAAACCTGCAACTACTGATGCAATACTTTGGACAATTTGACCTAGTGCATCACCAACTAAGGCGCGCACTGTTGCTGCATCTGCTGAGAGCCTTGCACCAATTGCACCACTTGAGTTCTCAGGCTCATCAAACCAACCAATCTCCTTATGAACCACCTTTTCAAAACACATTAATCTGATACGTTCTATTAACTTACACCCAGCCACAGAAAATAGGTATGATCGTGCTGGAGATGACAAAAGTGATACTGCACCAAGGACTAAAAACATTAGTGACCAAAAATTTGCATCCTTTTTTCGTTCATGAGGCGGTTCAAAGAACGTTTTGATTACACTGGAAACTAGCAAACCGAAAATTGGAAGTATTACTCCACTGATGATTGCAGCTAGTGTTCCACCTAGAAGCACTGGAATCTCTGGCCTATTAAGATAGGCAAGGCGGCGAATGGAGACCTCTGGAGACTTTTTTTTGGCTTCTGGAGGGTTATCTAGATCTTCCAATTCAGTATCAGTCACATTAAGTCCTGCAGGAATACCAAAAGCAACTGAGAATGAGCGGTGACTACTGCTTCCCCTTCCAGATGATCCTTGGCTTATAGATCGAAGGATTGATGATTTTCGACTTGACTGCCTAAGACCTGACTGTCTAAAAGACTCCGTAGTTATTTCAGACTTGTTTTGATCATCTGTAGCTTGCTTCGACTCCTTTTTTATATCTTGCAAGCGTATAAGCTGAGAGTATGCTCCATTAGGATCCATGAGTAATTCTGAGTGCGAGCCTGATCAATAACCAAATACACTATGAAATGAGTATTTCATTGCCTCTCTCACACCACACTAGAGAATTGAATTCTATGATATATTTACAGCCAACCAATGGTCTTAAGCTTTAGTTTCGCTTGGAGGGGGGGAGAGAGGGGAATCCATAACTACAACTGGAAATTCGAAAAACAAGTTGTGTGATGAAATGAAACACAAATAATACCTCAAGgaatttttccttctttcttttcacaACTGTCAAGCTACATGGAACAAGTGAACAACTgagcaatttttaaaaaattggaatttgaCCTCAATATAAAAGATAGGGGGTGGCAGTGGGGGAGGGGAATCCATAACTACTACTGGAAATTAGAAAAACAAGTTTGTGTGATGAAatgaaacataaataataccacAAGGAAATTCGCTTCTTTCTTTTCACAACTGTCAAACTATATGGAACAAGTGAACAACTgagcaatttttaaaaaattggaatttgaCCACAATAGAAAAGCTAAGCATGAAGATTCAGAAAATTACTGAACATTTACAAAATAACTTGGGTTTCtgtacttgaaaatttttagaattCAGTAACCTGATGAGTATAACACAGTCTGTTCAACAAGACAATAAACCTAGGCTACAAGAAATCTAACTACCATGTTCTATGTATACATGATATTGGCTCTACATGTGAATGACTAATATAGTAAGACTATACTAATAGGATGGTACCTTTTTCAACCATCTTTCCTCTGTGAATAACTGCAATCATATCAGCATTCCTCACTGTGCTCAAACGATGGGCAACAATGACAGTTGTTCTGTTAACCATAATCCTGTCCAATGCCTCTTGCACTATTTTCTCTGATTCTGCATCAAGTGCACTTGTAGCTTCGTCCAGAAGTAAAATTCGTGGGTCTTTCAGAATTGCTCTTGCTATTGCAATCCTTTGCTTTTGTCCACCAGACATCTGTGTTCCGTGCTCACCAACCATGGTATCTAGTCCCTGgaagtaaaattcaaaatctcaaagtaaaatatcaattttctaaTCTTGAAGGTGAACGAAGGGTCTTAGAGAGTGAAAATTGTAACCTGTGGCAATTTATCTATGAATTTGGCAGCATTTGCAAGTTCGGTTGCTGCTCTTATCTCTTCAATAGTTGCACCATCCTTTCCATACGCAATGTTAGCCTTAATGCTAGAGGCAAACAACACAGGTTCCTGACTGACAAGACCAATCTTTCCCCTTATCCACTTAAGCTGAAACTCTTTAATGTTAATGTTATCTATAAGAACTTCCCCAACTTGTGGATCATAGAATCTCTCTATAAGACTGATTACTGTTGATTTCCCACTCCCACTTTCTCCCACTAATGCTGCAGTTGTGCCACTAGTGATATTAAGTGAAAAACCATTAAATATTTGCTCATCCGGTCTGGTTGGATAGCTGAAATAAACATCTCTCAATTCTATATCTCCACGAATGTCATCAAATACTTTTCCACTTTTGTCAAAAGCATCTATCTTTGGCTTCCTCTCAATAGTCTCAAACATCTTAAAGGCTGCAGCTCGTCCAGCAGCAAATGCACTCAGGCAGGGAGATGCCTGCCCTAGGGACCTGAAGCAGCCATATTATTGTAGAAGGCAAGAAGTAAATAAACATATAAGGCAAAAAAGATATACATACATCCATACACAGATTCAAATATTTTTGTGCATGTGTGCTCGtgtaatttcagcaaaaaaattagaataaaatttttatttattggggAAATAGGAATTATAATTACTATCAATAATTTCGGCaacataattaaaacaaaaaatgtagcTCACATGGAAGCAGTTAAGACAGCAATTATCACGTTCATCACTTGACCTCCAGAGTAtgtgtttttttcctttagtGTCAACTTTGTACCGTAATACACAGCCAAAGAATAGGTGCAAAACACGACTAACATAACCGTGCCAAAACCTATTCCAGCAGCTAAGCCTTCATGAACACCAGATTTATAAGCATCTACAAGAAACTTTTTGTAATTTGTTATAGCTTGCTTCTCTCCTGTAAAGGATGCAACCTAGATTGGAAGCAATGATAGATGTCATAATTTTGCTATAGAAAAAGGAGCAAAATTGGATTAACTGTATTAATAAATTCatccaaatttttttgtcaaatgtatttggttttgaaaaagtgaCTTACTGTTTTGATTGAACCAATTGTTTGTTCAACTACATTTGCTGCTTTTGCATAAGCACTTTGTCCACGGGATGCCATTTTGGATATTATCGAGGCCACAAAAGCACCAGCCATAACAAGAAGTGGAATAGCAGAACACAAGACAATGGTAAGAAGCCAGCCTCTGACAAATGCTATTATAAAGCCCCCGAAGAAGGTTGATATCAGCTGTATAAATTTCCCAACCTGCACAAGCAGACTTTAGTTGACTCTAGGATTACATTTAGGTGCACAAGATGAACAAAACTTCGTTCTGATGTAATTCTTGCAGATATACTATACCTTCTCACCCATGGCATCTTGTATGAGAACAGTGTCACCAGACATTCTCCCAATAACCTCACCAGTGTTAGTTTCCttatcaaagaaagaaacatcTTGTCTCAATATAGTCTTCAAATACAAACCCCTTATTCGTGCAGCCTGTCTTGCTCCCGTGACCATCCAGCATGTCACCTCTGTCAAACAACATACGTGATTTTCTTAATCTTCAATGGGTTGTATATAAATGATTTTCTCTATGCATAAAAAATCTGTAATGATTTTGAGCATGGAATATACTTACGGAGTAATGCTGCACAGCCAATCCCCACTGCCAAGTAGACAAATTTTAGAGAGACCTAAAATTTCACAGGTGGTTAATTACTAGCATCGtcatttcaacaaataaaaatataaaagaaggaTCAAGGATTCAAATGCATTCCTACACATGCTATAAAATGGGAAAATCGAAGTTTAAACTCTCAGGaaagtaatgaaaaataaaatcagaagTTTAAGTCACATCTTTCCATTCATAAAGATTGAAGTAAACCTTATTTTCTTAGCCCGTGCATTTTCTATTTACCTTGGAAATTATACTAACAATATCTGTGTTGCTACTCTGGTTGTTGCCAAAGCTATTGATCATTTCGCCAAACAATATTGTCATAAGGGGCATGCCTAACCCATTTGCAATGGCTCCAACGGTGCCAACAATCATCAATGCAACATCAGTGGAATCTGCAAATGAGAAAAGCTTGAGAAGTGGAACTGTCTGGGTCTTCTCCTCCCCTTCAATGCTGGAGCTTTTCTCTGCTTCTGCGTCTCCATTTGATGTGGTGGCCATTTTACCAAGTTCAAGATCCCAATCCAATTTACAGCTACTTCAAACCGAACACATAGAACTTAAATTGCACCAGCTGAACACAATTAATTGCTGAAATTAGCAACTTATAAGTCAAAGCCAGATAAGTTGGACCAGTGGccaattgttaaaataaatggtGATTCATGAAGAAGTGTAGCAGGAATGAGGAATTCTAAAGCTACAAGCAGTAAGCAAGTAACAAGAATTACCTCCACCTTGAAATGATTGTATTGGTCAATTAGCTTAgcaataagaaagaaagaaacagtaAAACTCATTTAAATCACTTGGAAAGTTAAGACCTTGTTGGGATTATACAGATCAACATTCATCATATCTTAATTTAAAACCTTCAAGCAGATGGCAAACACTAAAGTAAGCAAAACTACTAGGATGTTATATACGATAATTTTCCGAGGAAGGCCTTTACAAGCAGACTCAGATGACAACAGTAAATCAACCGAAGGCTAAGatgtccattaaaaaaaaagagaaggtcAAACACGTCATCTAATGAAGTAACTTTACAATTAAAGAATTCAACCAAGAAATTTCAAAGGAATACATCTAAAGGTTCATGTAGTCAGGGAATCTTTTGTGgactttttttgtgtttctgcCGCTGAATGTGAACTGAAATCTGTGTGGCACCATGATCCCTGTGCTGTGTATTTGGATTGAGAGATTTGTAAGAGAGAAGTTGATACAATATATGTTACTGTTTCTATTTACTCAAAACATTATAAATCAGTACTAAACTATCTTGAGCAATCTCCATGGAGGAAGACAAGCCTTGTCAACGAGACGGTAAAGCTTAGACAGCAGTAGTATACGTTTCCTGCTGCACGCTTGTTGTAACGAAGTACAGCAGGTTGTTCATTCCTCATGAAAAAAATTCTGATGAGGCATGAAGTTAACAGTAAAAGACGTACTTTTTCTACATTAGTTTTACCTGTCTACAGAGAACGCGGAAACTGAATGTTTTCCAACTTCTGTTCTGTTCTTTGTCAGAAACAAAATCTCTGAAGCCCTGTGGTTCCCATCACAATTAAGAAACCTGAGATACACCCTTTGCCAACTGAAGTCACAATAACCAATGAAAACAGAACCCTTTACCAAATGATcacagagaaaaagagagaacaaCGAAAATTTGGTAAGTATACCAAAAGTCAAGGCTTTCTGCAACTATAAATTGAGTGTTATCTTATAGCCCCagataagagaagaaaaaaagtttaagcAACGAAGCCTAGGATGACTTAATTAACGGTCTCAGCcgtttaaaagaaatatatatatatatatatatatgaaaactaATTAAACTTGTACGAAAGTATTGGTTTTTTGATAACGAAAGTATTGTTTTAAAACAGTTTGAATGGTGATCACATAAAGATAAGAGCATACTTATTGTTGAAGAAAGAGACAGATAAACAATGATTaaacaaaagatttttttttttttttttttttatagaagatagaATTCAATTCTAACTTAGTCTAAGTGTATATAcatgtgtgaaactctctcggGAGACTTGAATCCTGGCTCTTATCcttcacaccccacaagcacttatacttgtggagtaactcTCGCACCAAAGATGTGCAGtggtaaacaaaaaattaaatatctcaCAAATCTCGGCATCTAGAAAATGTTGACATTCCatataataatgattttttttagcctCTTGTATAATCATTAACAAGGTGCAATACAAATATACAATTGACACACACGTACTGTGTATATTGTTATCACTATATGGCTTATTGTGAGTTTAAGGCATTTGTTAATGagttattttaggaaattttaataatacattcataagaaatataaaaagttgtaaaaaaatgttaattacttttttcttctccataaaaagtttttaaaaatagttcataAATTAGTACCCTTAAGGTATTCGTTATATTTTAAGAAggatatgtttatattttttatgtggaggactatatttttgttaggCTAAAGAGCAACCCAGTTCAATATATAATTAGTCacgtaatgaaaaaaaaaacccatttgtATAAAAACTAAACTTGAATATGAGTTGTTTTGAACTTTGAACCTGTTTTGAATGGCTATTCCTTATCACGTATAGAGCACAGCATACTTGTTgctcaagaaataaaaaacataaaatatccCAACAAACTTGGCTTGTAGAACATGCTGACATTctatataatgatttttttttagcctCTTGTGGAATGTAATGGCATTAAGATTCTAAGAACTTGCAAGTTGCAAATACAATTGTTGACAGTCAGTATGCGCTGTATGTTGTTATTACTATATATGTAGTTTTGATTAGGAagaattaatat
Coding sequences within:
- the LOC142613372 gene encoding ABC transporter B family member 21-like, with the translated sequence MATTSNGDAEAEKSSSIEGEEKTQTVPLLKLFSFADSTDVALMIVGTVGAIANGLGMPLMTILFGEMINSFGNNQSSNTDIVSIISKVSLKFVYLAVGIGCAALLQVTCWMVTGARQAARIRGLYLKTILRQDVSFFDKETNTGEVIGRMSGDTVLIQDAMGEKVGKFIQLISTFFGGFIIAFVRGWLLTIVLCSAIPLLVMAGAFVASIISKMASRGQSAYAKAANVVEQTIGSIKTVASFTGEKQAITNYKKFLVDAYKSGVHEGLAAGIGFGTVMLVVFCTYSLAVYYGTKLTLKEKNTYSGGQVMNVIIAVLTASMSLGQASPCLSAFAAGRAAAFKMFETIERKPKIDAFDKSGKVFDDIRGDIELRDVYFSYPTRPDEQIFNGFSLNITSGTTAALVGESGSGKSTVISLIERFYDPQVGEVLIDNINIKEFQLKWIRGKIGLVSQEPVLFASSIKANIAYGKDGATIEEIRAATELANAAKFIDKLPQGLDTMVGEHGTQMSGGQKQRIAIARAILKDPRILLLDEATSALDAESEKIVQEALDRIMVNRTTVIVAHRLSTVRNADMIAVIHRGKMVEKGSHSELLMDPNGAYSQLIRLQDIKKESKQATDDQNKSEITTESFRQSGLRQSSRKSSILRSISQGSSGRGSSSHRSFSVAFGIPAGLNVTDTELEDLDNPPEAKKKSPEVSIRRLAYLNRPEIPVLLGGTLAAIISGVILPIFGLLVSSVIKTFFEPPHERKKDANFWSLMFLVLGAVSLLSSPARSYLFSVAGCKLIERIRLMCFEKVVHKEIGWFDEPENSSGAIGARLSADAATVRALVGDALGQIVQSIASVVAGLVIAFDASWQLAFIVLALVPLLGVNGYVQRQSMRGFSADAKAMYEDASQIANDAVGSIRTVASFCAEEKVMQLYEEKCEGPRKAGIKEGLISGIGFGTSSFLLFSVYATSFYAGAQLIKHGQTSFSAVFRVFFALTMAATAVTQSSSFSTDTQKAKTASASIFAILDSKSKIDPSDESGTTLDNVKGEIELHHVSFKYPSRPDIQIFRDLNLVIPASKTVALVGESGSGKSTVIALLERFYDPDSGHITLDKTEINKLQLKWLRQQMGLVSQEPVLFNDTIRANIAYGKGGDGGDATEAEIIAAAELANAHRFISGLNQGYDTVVGERGIQLSGGQKQRIAIARAIIKNPKILLLDEATSALDAESERVVQDALDRVIVSRTTVVVAHRLSTIKNADLIAVVKNGVIVEKGRHGTLINIQDGFYASLVALHTSASTV